In one Dermatophilaceae bacterium Sec6.4 genomic region, the following are encoded:
- the cysC gene encoding adenylyl-sulfate kinase codes for MSGQTIWLTGLSGAGKTTIAQALAVRLDLDGVPVQLLDGDELRTNLSAGLGFSRADRDTHVRRVGFVAQLLARHGVTVIVPVIAPYERARAAVRDQHLGAGITYREVYVSTPLQICRERDVKGLYARSARGELTAMTGVDDPYEPPLLPEMSIDTAHVPLGQAVDALLGLARQNREITDESEVA; via the coding sequence ATGAGCGGGCAGACGATCTGGCTGACCGGACTGTCCGGCGCGGGAAAGACGACGATCGCTCAGGCGCTCGCCGTGCGGCTCGACCTGGATGGGGTGCCGGTGCAGCTACTCGATGGTGACGAACTGCGTACCAACCTGTCTGCCGGGCTGGGTTTCAGCCGTGCCGACCGCGATACCCACGTACGCCGGGTGGGCTTCGTCGCACAGCTGCTCGCCCGGCATGGGGTGACCGTCATCGTGCCGGTGATTGCCCCGTATGAACGGGCCCGCGCCGCCGTCCGTGATCAGCATCTCGGTGCAGGCATCACCTATCGCGAGGTTTATGTATCGACCCCGCTCCAGATCTGCAGGGAGCGGGACGTCAAAGGTCTGTATGCCCGATCGGCTCGCGGCGAGCTCACTGCGATGACGGGTGTGGACGACCCGTACGAACCGCCACTACTGCCCGAGATGAGCATCGACACCGCACACGTCCCGCTGGGGCAGGCCGTCGACGCCCTGCTCGGCTTGGCCCGCCAGAACCGCGAGATCACCGATGAGAGCGAGGTCGCATGA
- a CDS encoding phosphoadenylyl-sulfate reductase yields the protein MTATTTLRDLAADGARELHDASASQVIAWAGYTFGSRFAVAASMQDTVLLHLASSVLPGVDALFLDTGYHFAQTLAVRNQVEREYAVRVVTLHAAQTVAEQDVTYGERLHDRDPDLCCALRKTHPLDDALDGYDAWATGLRRSESASRADTAVVSFDERRDRIKLAPLAGWSDEQVADYVREHDVIMNPLLSQGYPSIGCAPCTARVALGADARSGRWVGVDKLECGIHL from the coding sequence ATGACCGCCACGACAACACTGCGCGACCTCGCAGCGGATGGCGCGCGGGAGTTGCACGATGCCAGCGCGTCGCAGGTCATCGCGTGGGCGGGTTACACATTCGGGAGTCGATTTGCTGTCGCCGCGTCGATGCAGGACACGGTGTTGCTGCACCTGGCCAGCAGCGTGCTCCCCGGCGTCGATGCGCTCTTCCTCGATACCGGCTATCACTTTGCGCAGACACTGGCTGTTCGCAATCAGGTCGAGCGCGAGTACGCGGTCCGCGTCGTCACCCTGCACGCCGCGCAGACCGTTGCCGAGCAGGATGTGACGTACGGCGAGCGGTTGCACGATCGGGATCCGGACCTGTGCTGTGCCCTGCGGAAAACGCATCCGCTCGATGACGCCCTTGACGGCTACGACGCGTGGGCGACCGGTCTGCGGCGCAGCGAGAGTGCGTCCCGCGCCGACACCGCGGTGGTCTCATTCGACGAGCGTCGTGATCGGATCAAACTTGCTCCGTTGGCTGGATGGAGCGATGAGCAGGTCGCTGACTACGTGCGCGAGCACGACGTCATCATGAACCCCCTGTTGTCCCAGGGGTATCCGTCGATCGGCTGCGCGCCCTGCACCGCGCGGGTCGCGCTCGGTGCCGATGCCCGTTCCGGACGATGGGTCGGCGTCGACAAGCTCGAATGTGGGATCCACCTATGA
- a CDS encoding nitrite/sulfite reductase, translated as MTTTTTTRSNGQWALGDREPLNGNETLKQEDDGLNVRARIEQVYAKQGFASIDPSDLRGRMRWWGLYTQRRQGIDGGRTASIAPEELDDEYFMLRVRVDGGTLTTAQLRVIAQLSTQFGRDTADITDRQNIQLHWIRIEDVPQIWQRLEAVGLTTAEACGDVPRVILGSPVAGVSADEVIDATPAIEAIRDRFIANPELSNLPRKFKTAISWLPDTAPEINDVSFIGVTHPTLGPGFDLLVGGGLSTNPKFAVRLGAFVTLEEIPEVWYGVVRIFRDYGYRRLRHRARLKFLVTDWGASKFRDVLQTEYLGYALPDGPAAELPAQTLDHVGVHRQRDGREYVGFAPIAGRVSGTVLTSIADAAEDAGSGRVRLTAHQKFVVLDVEPARTEQLIETIAAVGLYARPSVWRRSVMACTGLEFCKLAIVETKVKAQTLVEELERRLDDLALSQPIAIHLNGCPNSCARIQTADIGLKGQIVTNDAGEQVAGFQVHLGGGLGLDAGFGRKLRSLKVTSDDLGEYVERLARRFDEQRLPDERFAQWAVRAEESSLR; from the coding sequence ATGACGACAACGACGACTACCCGCAGCAACGGACAGTGGGCGCTCGGCGATCGTGAGCCCCTGAACGGCAACGAGACGTTGAAACAGGAAGATGACGGTCTCAACGTCCGAGCACGTATCGAACAGGTATATGCCAAGCAGGGATTCGCATCGATTGACCCCTCTGACCTGCGTGGCCGGATGAGGTGGTGGGGGCTGTACACCCAGCGTCGACAGGGCATCGACGGCGGGCGTACCGCGTCCATCGCCCCCGAGGAGCTGGACGATGAGTACTTCATGCTGCGGGTTCGGGTGGACGGCGGCACGCTCACGACGGCCCAGCTACGGGTCATTGCGCAGCTGTCCACCCAGTTCGGGCGCGACACCGCTGATATCACCGACCGGCAGAACATCCAGCTGCACTGGATCCGTATCGAGGATGTGCCGCAGATCTGGCAGCGGCTGGAGGCCGTCGGCCTGACGACTGCCGAGGCCTGCGGCGACGTGCCGCGGGTGATCCTCGGGTCACCTGTGGCGGGTGTGAGCGCTGATGAGGTCATCGACGCCACCCCGGCCATCGAGGCGATCCGCGACCGGTTCATTGCCAACCCTGAGCTGTCCAACCTGCCGCGCAAGTTCAAGACGGCGATCTCGTGGCTGCCCGACACAGCTCCGGAGATCAACGATGTCTCGTTCATCGGGGTCACCCACCCCACCCTCGGCCCCGGCTTCGACCTCCTGGTCGGTGGCGGCCTGTCCACCAACCCCAAATTCGCTGTGCGCCTGGGTGCCTTCGTGACTCTCGAGGAGATTCCAGAAGTCTGGTACGGCGTGGTCCGTATCTTCCGCGACTACGGCTACCGCCGGTTGCGGCATCGCGCCCGCTTGAAGTTCCTGGTGACCGATTGGGGCGCGTCGAAGTTCCGCGACGTGCTGCAGACGGAGTACCTGGGCTACGCGTTGCCCGATGGTCCCGCGGCAGAGCTGCCGGCCCAGACCTTGGACCACGTCGGTGTACACCGCCAGCGCGACGGACGTGAGTACGTTGGTTTCGCTCCGATCGCGGGGCGCGTGTCGGGCACAGTGCTGACCAGCATCGCGGATGCGGCGGAGGATGCCGGATCCGGGCGCGTTCGACTGACCGCCCACCAGAAGTTCGTGGTGCTCGACGTCGAGCCGGCGCGCACGGAGCAGCTGATCGAGACCATCGCGGCGGTAGGGCTTTATGCGAGGCCCTCGGTGTGGCGCCGTTCGGTGATGGCCTGCACCGGGTTGGAGTTCTGCAAGCTCGCCATCGTCGAGACGAAGGTCAAGGCGCAGACGCTGGTCGAGGAACTGGAGCGACGTCTCGACGACCTCGCACTGAGCCAGCCGATCGCCATCCACCTCAACGGGTGTCCGAATTCATGCGCCCGCATTCAGACGGCCGATATCGGCCTCAAGGGTCAGATCGTGACGAACGACGCGGGTGAGCAGGTCGCCGGTTTTCAGGTGCACCTGGGCGGCGGACTCGGCTTGGATGCCGGGTTCGGTCGCAAGCTGCGCTCGTTGAAGGTGACCTCGGACGACCTGGGGGAGTACGTCGAGCGTCTAGCTCGCCGGTTCGATGAACAGCGCCTGCCCGACGAGCGGTTCGCTCAATGGGCCGTGCGCGCCGAAGAAAGTTCGCTGCGATGA
- a CDS encoding aminoglycoside phosphotransferase family protein, producing the protein MSTSAGDIPVTFSASMGGRPAADGPDGATWLAALPRLIDECVDQWGLLLDGTPTHGQCALVIPCRWQGQDVVLKVTWPHPEARFEHLALRRWNGRGAVQLVAADPTRSALLLERLDRSRDLHALPIMQACAALGGLYRELDAAPVARVADLPTEAARWARECRAGSPRVPRRMTEQAASLLRDLGPGSREDLVHTDLHYANALAAQRAPWLAIDPKPINGEWEFAVAPALWNRWEEALQADSVRAHLRTRLEIVCDVAGLDRDRARGWSFVRLVLNALWEAEKTPPDQDALSCYISAAKAMQE; encoded by the coding sequence GTGAGCACCTCGGCAGGCGATATCCCGGTAACTTTCTCCGCTTCGATGGGTGGGCGACCCGCTGCAGATGGACCGGACGGTGCCACGTGGCTTGCTGCGCTGCCCCGCCTGATCGATGAATGCGTCGATCAGTGGGGTCTGCTTCTGGATGGCACACCGACCCACGGGCAGTGCGCCCTCGTCATACCGTGTCGTTGGCAAGGTCAGGACGTCGTGCTCAAAGTGACGTGGCCACATCCCGAAGCCCGGTTCGAGCACCTGGCCTTACGACGCTGGAATGGGCGCGGCGCCGTGCAGTTGGTGGCAGCCGACCCGACGCGGTCGGCGCTACTGCTGGAGCGACTCGATCGATCTCGCGATCTGCATGCGTTGCCGATCATGCAGGCATGCGCTGCGTTGGGCGGGTTGTACCGAGAACTGGACGCCGCCCCGGTCGCCAGAGTCGCGGACCTACCCACAGAGGCTGCCCGCTGGGCTCGAGAGTGCCGCGCCGGCTCGCCGCGGGTGCCGCGCCGGATGACCGAGCAGGCGGCATCTCTCCTTCGCGACCTTGGCCCGGGTAGCCGCGAAGATCTGGTGCACACCGACCTGCATTACGCGAATGCACTGGCCGCGCAGCGCGCGCCGTGGTTGGCGATCGACCCCAAACCCATCAACGGCGAGTGGGAGTTCGCGGTGGCACCGGCGCTGTGGAACCGTTGGGAGGAAGCGCTGCAGGCGGACAGCGTACGTGCCCACCTGCGTACCCGGCTCGAGATCGTCTGCGACGTGGCAGGCCTGGATCGGGACCGTGCGCGCGGCTGGTCCTTCGTACGGCTGGTGCTGAATGCGCTGTGGGAAGCCGAGAAAACCCCGCCAGATCAGGACGCGTTGTCCTGCTACATATCCGCAGCTAAAGCAATGCAGGAGTGA
- a CDS encoding thioredoxin domain-containing protein encodes MSRPDRSAEIKSLAPPKGPSRALIAAVVAVVVLLAAGGAVLVTQSQKTNVNASNSALPKGAIAGGKGINPYPGVAKAGVPTVDVYEDFQCPICNEFEKANGPQIMAMAKAGSIKLTYHVLSFLDTNLQNNASTLAANGAFCAADAGKFEPYHTANFAGQPTQEGKGYTQAQIEGFGATAGITGAAKKTFDNCVTSKKYESYVQATQTAANKANVNGTPTFFFNGKQLSSTGPDYKTLLTVPNSFQQVLSSQTK; translated from the coding sequence ATGAGTCGTCCGGACCGGTCCGCAGAAATCAAGTCTCTTGCACCACCCAAGGGCCCGTCCAGGGCACTGATCGCCGCTGTCGTGGCTGTTGTGGTGCTGCTGGCAGCTGGCGGCGCCGTTCTGGTCACGCAGTCTCAGAAGACCAATGTGAACGCGTCCAACAGCGCGTTGCCGAAGGGCGCCATCGCCGGTGGCAAGGGCATCAATCCCTATCCGGGTGTTGCCAAGGCCGGGGTACCGACGGTTGATGTGTACGAAGACTTCCAATGCCCGATCTGCAACGAGTTCGAGAAGGCAAACGGCCCGCAGATCATGGCTATGGCAAAGGCGGGCTCGATCAAGCTCACGTACCATGTGTTGAGTTTCCTGGACACCAATCTGCAGAACAATGCCTCTACGTTGGCTGCCAACGGGGCGTTCTGCGCAGCGGACGCCGGAAAGTTCGAGCCCTACCACACAGCCAACTTCGCGGGACAACCGACGCAGGAGGGTAAGGGTTACACCCAAGCTCAGATCGAAGGATTCGGGGCGACCGCGGGTATAACCGGTGCCGCGAAGAAGACCTTCGACAATTGCGTGACGTCGAAGAAATACGAGAGTTATGTGCAAGCGACCCAGACCGCCGCAAACAAGGCCAACGTCAACGGAACCCCCACGTTCTTCTTCAATGGGAAGCAGCTGTCCAGCACCGGCCCGGACTACAAGACCCTGCTCACCGTCCCCAACTCTTTCCAGCAGGTGCTTTCCAGCCAGACCAAGTAG
- a CDS encoding MauE/DoxX family redox-associated membrane protein, producing MTTTNRVSRIGATTITRWIGVAARLILGATYLVAGVDKAQHIAQTQQATRAFQILSYDLANIWGVFMPFFEIILGVLLIVGLLTRWIAVLGGLLMTAFIAGIVSVWARGISIDCGCFGGGGTAATTSYALDIARDVALLLCAVWLVLFPVTRLSVDRALWDR from the coding sequence GTGACGACGACAAACCGTGTTTCGCGGATCGGTGCAACGACCATCACCCGGTGGATAGGCGTCGCTGCCCGACTCATCCTCGGAGCGACGTACCTGGTTGCGGGGGTGGACAAGGCTCAACACATCGCCCAGACCCAACAGGCCACCCGCGCGTTCCAGATTCTGTCGTACGACCTGGCGAACATCTGGGGTGTGTTCATGCCGTTCTTCGAAATCATTCTCGGGGTGCTGTTGATCGTCGGGTTGCTGACCCGTTGGATCGCGGTTCTCGGCGGTTTGCTGATGACGGCGTTCATCGCCGGCATTGTCTCGGTGTGGGCTCGCGGCATCTCGATCGACTGTGGATGTTTCGGTGGCGGGGGAACCGCGGCTACGACGAGCTACGCCCTGGATATCGCGCGGGACGTCGCGCTGTTGCTGTGCGCGGTCTGGCTCGTGCTCTTTCCCGTGACCAGGCTCAGTGTCGACCGGGCATTGTGGGACCGCTGA
- a CDS encoding glycosyltransferase family 2 protein, with product MHPENRAPRSSPREALRRSPRWLKDALGTSATTGMVVAARLTDGKGRRTTDPESALNDACVTVVVKTFLRPDVARRLVRSLRRQFGGRIVIADDSRKPMTHHDPLVDVVALPFNSGVAHGRNAALDMVTTEFILLADDDTVFTAACDITAARTYLQENLEVDIVGFSLIHLPKRYVASSEPAPLFPGHKAPLRAHDHLIGGLPVRHKIDQVYLARTESIRKVRWDERLRMVDHRDFFSRASGVLITVLDEGNFLYHARTPLRKEYNSYRNDVNADLIKLAEIWSSQPG from the coding sequence ATGCACCCAGAGAACCGTGCGCCTCGCTCCTCACCCCGTGAGGCGCTGCGCCGCTCACCACGCTGGCTGAAGGACGCCCTCGGTACGTCCGCCACCACGGGCATGGTGGTTGCTGCGCGCCTGACTGACGGAAAGGGACGACGTACTACCGACCCGGAGTCCGCACTCAACGACGCGTGCGTAACCGTCGTGGTCAAGACCTTCCTGCGACCCGACGTCGCGCGTCGCCTCGTACGGTCGCTGCGCCGTCAGTTCGGCGGGCGCATCGTGATCGCCGATGATTCGCGGAAGCCGATGACCCACCACGACCCGCTGGTCGATGTCGTGGCGCTGCCCTTCAATTCCGGGGTGGCCCATGGGCGCAACGCCGCCCTGGACATGGTGACGACCGAGTTCATACTTCTTGCAGACGATGACACTGTGTTCACCGCCGCGTGCGACATCACCGCGGCACGCACCTACCTGCAGGAGAACCTCGAGGTCGACATCGTCGGTTTCAGCCTGATCCACCTGCCCAAACGCTACGTCGCGAGCTCAGAACCTGCCCCGTTGTTCCCGGGACACAAGGCTCCCTTGCGGGCCCACGACCACCTCATCGGTGGTCTACCGGTTCGCCACAAAATCGACCAGGTCTATCTCGCGAGAACCGAATCCATCCGCAAGGTCCGATGGGACGAGCGGCTGCGAATGGTGGATCACCGCGACTTCTTCTCCCGGGCGAGCGGCGTCCTGATCACAGTGTTGGACGAGGGCAACTTCCTGTATCACGCGCGCACGCCGTTGCGGAAGGAGTACAACTCCTACCGCAACGACGTGAATGCCGACCTGATCAAGCTCGCAGAGATCTGGAGTTCGCAGCCCGGCTGA
- a CDS encoding proline--tRNA ligase, with amino-acid sequence MALRMSTLFLRTLREDPADAELPGHKLLVRAGYVRRVAPGIYTWLPLGMRVLAKVEAIVREEMTAMGAQEVRFPALLPREPYELTGRWNEYGPNLFRLKDRRDTDMLLGPTHEEMFALAVRDTYSSYKDLPLSLFQIQQKYRDEARPRGGILRGREFIMKDSYSFDIDAAGLQKSYDLHRDAYIRIFERFGFEYVIVQADSGAMGGSASEEFLAVSEHGEDTFVRDESGYAANVEAVRIPQAPEVDVTAGPAHVEHTPGTPTIDTLVAALNADHPRSDGREWTAADTLKNVIVMLQFPDGTREPLAIGLPGDRDVDPKRLEAKVAPAEVTAFEEKDFAANPSLTKGYIGPGVLGTDNASGIRYLLDPLIARGSAWVTGADEHDSHVIDLVHGRDFEADGTIQAATIREGDLSPSGQGTLSLARGIEMGHIFQLGTKYAEALGLKVLDSNGKLVTVTMGSYGVGITRAVGVIAEDNLDDIGLIWPREIAPADVHVVATGKDEAVFVQADEIVNALEAQGVQVLYDDRRKVSPGVKFKDSELIGVPTILVLGRGLADGVVELKDRRTGERREVAVQDAVAQVVAEVGRKD; translated from the coding sequence GTGGCCCTACGCATGTCGACCCTGTTCCTGCGAACCCTGCGCGAGGACCCGGCCGATGCAGAGCTGCCGGGTCACAAACTGCTGGTGCGTGCTGGATACGTACGCCGGGTGGCGCCCGGCATCTACACCTGGCTACCGCTCGGGATGCGCGTCCTGGCCAAGGTCGAGGCCATCGTCCGCGAGGAGATGACCGCGATGGGCGCACAGGAGGTGCGCTTCCCTGCGCTGCTGCCTCGCGAGCCCTACGAGTTGACCGGGCGATGGAACGAATACGGCCCGAACCTGTTCCGGCTGAAGGATCGCAGAGACACAGACATGCTGCTCGGTCCGACACATGAGGAGATGTTCGCTCTCGCGGTGCGCGACACGTACTCCTCCTACAAGGACCTGCCGCTCAGCCTGTTCCAGATCCAACAGAAGTACCGCGACGAGGCCCGCCCGCGTGGTGGCATCCTGCGCGGTCGCGAATTCATCATGAAGGACTCCTACTCTTTCGATATCGACGCCGCCGGGCTGCAGAAGTCCTATGACCTGCACCGCGACGCCTACATCAGGATCTTCGAGCGGTTCGGCTTCGAGTACGTGATCGTGCAGGCCGACTCCGGCGCAATGGGTGGCTCGGCCTCGGAGGAGTTCCTCGCGGTCAGCGAGCACGGCGAGGACACCTTCGTGCGCGACGAGAGCGGGTACGCCGCGAACGTGGAGGCCGTTCGGATCCCGCAGGCGCCCGAGGTGGACGTCACGGCCGGGCCGGCACACGTCGAGCACACGCCCGGCACGCCGACCATCGACACTTTGGTAGCAGCCCTGAACGCCGACCATCCGCGCTCCGATGGTCGCGAGTGGACCGCCGCGGACACGTTGAAGAACGTCATCGTGATGCTGCAGTTCCCGGACGGTACTCGTGAGCCGCTCGCCATCGGTCTACCCGGCGACCGCGACGTCGACCCGAAGCGGTTGGAGGCCAAGGTCGCTCCGGCCGAGGTGACTGCCTTCGAGGAGAAGGACTTCGCGGCCAACCCGAGTCTGACCAAGGGTTACATCGGACCGGGTGTGCTGGGAACGGACAATGCCAGCGGCATCCGCTACCTGCTCGACCCGCTGATCGCGCGTGGCTCCGCCTGGGTGACCGGCGCCGATGAGCACGACAGCCACGTCATCGATCTGGTCCACGGGCGCGACTTCGAGGCCGACGGCACCATCCAGGCGGCGACGATCCGCGAAGGTGACCTCAGCCCGTCAGGGCAGGGCACCCTCTCGCTGGCCCGAGGCATCGAGATGGGCCACATCTTCCAGCTCGGTACGAAATACGCCGAGGCGCTGGGGCTGAAGGTGCTGGACTCGAACGGCAAGCTCGTCACGGTGACGATGGGGTCCTACGGCGTGGGCATCACCCGCGCAGTGGGTGTCATCGCCGAGGACAACCTCGACGACATCGGCCTGATCTGGCCGCGCGAGATCGCTCCCGCTGACGTGCACGTCGTGGCGACCGGCAAGGACGAGGCGGTCTTCGTGCAGGCCGACGAAATCGTGAATGCCCTTGAGGCGCAGGGTGTTCAAGTTCTGTATGACGACCGGCGCAAGGTCTCGCCGGGCGTGAAGTTCAAGGACTCGGAGCTGATCGGCGTGCCGACCATCCTGGTGCTCGGACGCGGCCTGGCCGATGGTGTGGTCGAGTTGAAAGACCGTCGTACCGGCGAGCGCCGTGAGGTTGCGGTGCAGGACGCCGTGGCCCAGGTCGTGGCCGAAGTCGGGCGCAAGGACTGA
- a CDS encoding acyl-CoA dehydrogenase family protein, with the protein MSLSDSFARAPQNQAPPLQDYNTVTCDRALTGGLAAYASDEQHGSLVQSLAQLGQVAGSAEAREHGMLANANAPVLRTADRFGERIDEVAFHPSWHWMLERGVGFGLTASAWFSSDSDAHLRRAAGFIAWSPTEPGHACPLTMTYAAVPALAGDADATAQWGALLASTVYDPGVRASTAKAGVLAGMGMTEKQGGSDVRTNTTSATRAASGTYTLRGHKWFTSAPMNDLFLVLAQAPEGLTCFTVPRVRPDGSRNAIRIVRLKDKLGNRSNASAELEFEDAYAERLGDEGRGVPTIIEMVAATRLDCVLGSAGLMRRAVAEASWHASHRAAFGGILIDKPAMTGVLADLALESEAATSLGLRLAHSVDRRDNEHERAFRRIALPLAKFWVCKRTAPVCVEAMECFGGNGYVEESGMPLLVRESPLNSIWEGSGNVNALDVLRAAQRSPHAVSAWEAEVALAGQAAPDVLAAADDVLLRLRSALSDPSGAEAQARAIAARMAVVLQGALLVRHAPSAVSDAFVASRIVGRDPGVLGALPTSIGPSAIAEIAHRALPS; encoded by the coding sequence ATGAGTCTTTCCGATTCTTTCGCGCGCGCACCGCAGAATCAGGCGCCACCTCTGCAGGACTACAACACAGTGACGTGCGACCGGGCATTGACCGGGGGGCTGGCGGCGTACGCGTCGGATGAGCAGCACGGCAGTCTGGTGCAGTCGTTGGCGCAGCTGGGCCAGGTTGCCGGTTCCGCCGAAGCACGGGAGCACGGCATGCTCGCCAATGCGAATGCGCCGGTATTGCGCACCGCGGATCGTTTCGGCGAGCGCATCGACGAGGTGGCATTCCATCCGAGCTGGCACTGGATGTTGGAGCGCGGGGTCGGCTTCGGGCTGACAGCGTCGGCATGGTTCTCATCGGACTCCGATGCGCATCTTCGTCGGGCGGCCGGTTTCATCGCATGGTCACCCACCGAGCCAGGTCATGCGTGCCCGCTGACGATGACCTACGCGGCTGTCCCCGCCCTTGCGGGTGATGCCGACGCGACTGCCCAGTGGGGTGCGCTCCTGGCATCGACCGTGTACGACCCGGGAGTGCGCGCCTCGACAGCCAAAGCCGGTGTCCTCGCCGGGATGGGAATGACGGAGAAGCAGGGCGGCTCCGATGTACGGACCAACACGACGTCGGCCACGCGCGCAGCATCGGGCACCTACACGCTGCGGGGGCACAAATGGTTCACGTCTGCCCCGATGAACGACCTGTTCCTTGTTCTCGCGCAGGCGCCTGAGGGACTGACATGTTTCACCGTGCCCAGAGTTCGCCCGGACGGGTCCCGCAACGCGATACGCATCGTGCGGTTGAAGGACAAACTCGGCAACCGCTCGAACGCGTCCGCCGAGTTGGAATTCGAAGATGCGTATGCGGAACGGCTCGGTGACGAAGGCCGCGGCGTGCCCACGATCATCGAGATGGTGGCCGCCACCCGACTGGACTGTGTGCTGGGCTCGGCCGGGCTGATGCGCCGCGCAGTGGCGGAAGCCAGCTGGCATGCGAGCCACCGGGCGGCGTTCGGCGGGATATTGATCGACAAGCCGGCCATGACCGGCGTGCTGGCCGACCTGGCGCTGGAGTCCGAGGCCGCGACGAGCCTGGGTCTGCGGCTGGCTCACTCGGTGGACCGACGTGACAATGAGCACGAGAGGGCGTTCCGTCGGATCGCCTTACCACTCGCGAAATTCTGGGTGTGCAAGCGCACGGCTCCGGTCTGTGTGGAGGCAATGGAATGCTTCGGCGGCAACGGCTACGTCGAGGAGTCCGGGATGCCGCTGCTGGTGCGGGAGTCGCCGCTGAACTCGATCTGGGAGGGCAGCGGCAATGTCAATGCCCTGGATGTCCTTCGTGCCGCCCAGCGCTCCCCGCACGCGGTGTCGGCCTGGGAGGCCGAAGTGGCGCTCGCCGGGCAGGCGGCGCCCGATGTGCTGGCCGCTGCGGATGATGTCCTACTGCGGCTGAGGTCGGCACTGTCCGATCCCAGCGGCGCCGAAGCGCAGGCGCGGGCCATTGCCGCGCGGATGGCGGTCGTCCTGCAGGGTGCACTGCTGGTGCGGCATGCTCCATCGGCGGTCTCGGATGCTTTCGTGGCATCCCGCATCGTGGGCCGCGACCCGGGAGTGCTCGGTGCGCTGCCTACCAGCATCGGCCCCTCAGCTATCGCCGAGATCGCCCACCGCGCCCTTCCTTCATGA
- a CDS encoding maleylpyruvate isomerase family mycothiol-dependent enzyme: MSSTLPFETYLDAIVESTARLREDSAQSGLSTTVPTCPQWNVSHLLAHQGMVHRWATHALSVAATGTDTDFDREEVERAGLTADDTCAWLQEGSDRLVDRLRATPSDAKVPFFMDSPLPDRDSWARRQSHETTIHSVDALGARLGYQPGEGDVDVEPTFAVDGVDELLCSYLPRPKFDMRSSAPVTVAVHTTDTGHAWALSFSEEAPVVVRDRTVDNPDAVVSGTAVGLYLTLWNRGTHTSYEGRDVLALWRDRMKA; encoded by the coding sequence ATGTCCTCGACGCTGCCCTTTGAGACCTATCTGGACGCCATCGTCGAATCCACCGCTCGGCTGCGCGAGGATTCGGCCCAGTCCGGCCTGTCAACCACGGTGCCGACCTGTCCCCAGTGGAACGTCAGTCACCTCTTGGCTCATCAAGGAATGGTGCACCGGTGGGCTACACATGCCCTGTCGGTGGCTGCCACCGGCACCGACACCGACTTCGACCGTGAAGAGGTCGAGCGCGCCGGCCTCACCGCTGATGACACCTGTGCCTGGCTGCAGGAAGGTAGCGACCGGCTCGTCGACCGGTTGCGAGCCACCCCGTCGGACGCGAAGGTCCCGTTCTTCATGGACAGTCCACTACCGGACCGGGACAGCTGGGCACGCCGACAGAGTCACGAGACCACGATCCACTCCGTGGATGCTCTCGGCGCTCGCCTCGGCTACCAACCCGGCGAGGGTGATGTGGACGTCGAGCCGACCTTCGCTGTCGACGGCGTCGATGAACTGCTGTGCTCCTACCTGCCTCGCCCCAAATTCGACATGCGCTCCAGCGCGCCGGTCACGGTCGCTGTCCACACAACAGATACGGGACACGCCTGGGCACTGTCCTTCAGCGAAGAAGCTCCCGTAGTGGTCCGCGATCGCACCGTGGACAATCCGGACGCGGTGGTCTCAGGCACCGCAGTCGGTCTCTACCTCACGCTGTGGAACCGTGGCACTCACACCTCCTACGAAGGTCGAGATGTGCTGGCACTCTGGCGCGACCGAATGAAGGCCTGA
- a CDS encoding MauE/DoxX family redox-associated membrane protein: MSLSRGARFVAVIFAGSGVLHLARPQVFQGAVPDVLPAHRELVYLSGIAELLCAIGLAVPTTRRPAAIATAALLVAIFPANVQMAWDAGEDLVSNGATTQRGVYLAATLVRLPLQIPLIRWAWRAR; the protein is encoded by the coding sequence ATGTCGTTATCTCGTGGGGCCCGTTTCGTGGCTGTCATCTTTGCCGGTTCCGGGGTGCTGCATCTGGCTCGCCCACAGGTCTTCCAGGGCGCGGTCCCTGATGTGCTACCCGCCCATCGTGAGCTGGTGTACCTGTCCGGGATCGCCGAACTACTGTGCGCGATCGGGTTGGCAGTGCCCACAACCCGCCGTCCCGCCGCCATCGCCACCGCTGCCCTGCTGGTGGCGATCTTTCCTGCGAATGTGCAGATGGCGTGGGATGCGGGGGAGGACCTGGTGAGTAACGGAGCGACGACGCAGCGCGGCGTGTATCTGGCCGCTACCCTCGTGCGCCTACCGCTGCAGATCCCGCTGATCCGCTGGGCGTGGCGGGCCCGCTGA